The DNA region TCTCCACTCCTATTGACATTCCTATTCGTCAGATCAAAATAATCAGCAAGAACGGTGTGATCCGTTTAATCATCCCTCCCGCTTGATTTTTGATGATGTTATAAAGTTTGTGGACGGACCTCTTCTTTGAGGATGATGTCGTTTATTTTGGGATATGTCGTTTTTATGAGTTAGACCATAAGAAAGCTTTGGATGCGTTGCGGTTATAAAATACAAGATTTTGCGTCAGATCAAATAAAGAAAGTTTAGTGTGCTGCTTCAAGTTGATAGGAGTTTAAGCTACCAAAGCAGCTTACTGGTTGTACATGATCATTACTTGAAAATTTTCTATTCGCGGGTCAAAGATGTCAAATTTTTTACTCGAAAAAACGATTCAACCCGCAGCTGGGTGGGGCGGGTCGGAGCCGGTAGACTTGCAAACCCAACATTATATATACGCCACATAGCGTAAAAGCTACAttctatagaaaaaaaataaccatattttcaaaaatatggcAAATTCAACTACAAAATATTCTAGTAttagtttgaaaatattttattttcctgaAACGTGTTTCAATGAATTTcttgtcaaaaaataaaataaaaatcgattttcctttatttcttttgatttttttaaaaaattgattgaaaataaaaaatttcatttattttaaattatatttaataatatttatgagtatatttaaaattataatcttcaatagtttttcatttatttcttttagttaagatatactaaataaaattgtagaaagttaaaaattgatataaaattgtatgattataaaataaaaactaaaaataatttaaagtgaTTTGGGGatcttttccatttttttttgtttccaacatattttttaattagattttgatttaatttgtttttgttttctttttttgggtgagattcattttgtttataaaagtgggtttttaaaattttaattcatAAAGTAAGCGTTAGATTGGTGTTTTTAGCAAACATTATACTAAAAAGACTAACTTATGTTGGTTTTATGTTAAAGAGACaaagagtgttttttttttctattttggcaaatttctcaaattttaatgagttttcaatatataaagatTCTAATTGGGATTTTAACTTTTGTGGCGAAGCTTTAACTCATTTctaaagtttataaattaaatcttTTACCAATTAGATTTCAAGTTTTCTAAGTTTTTAAACCttctttaaaaatctaaaaaccaacaTAACTAActttataacttatttttttcaaaaccaCAAATACatgcttttattaatttctaaagctatttttattttccaaaccACAAATACAAACTTTTACTATTTTGCGAAAGCACCGTAGCCTACTGCTTAAAGTTTAAAAGCTACATTTAGATTTCAGATTTGAATCACAGATTATGCAATTTTTTACAGATTATAGGATGTGAAGTTTATCGGAGGTTCTATAGTACTGTAATCGGAACAATTTGTTGTGATCGTTTTCTATGGAGAGATCTGTCCATCGAGAATGTCGTACATACATAATCGTCTATCGATCCAGTGTTTCGAAAAGAGTTTCTTCGTGAAATTTTTATCCGTGGAGCTATTCATAAATTGATTATCATATCTAATATAatgatgtaaaagaaaaaagaataacaaaaacaaacagtGAAAGTCTCTAAAGTTACAAACAATCGGACCCCAAGGCCCGTTATAATTATCAAACTGGACCTCAAAAGTGAAAGAGACTAAAAGCGACTTGACAACTCCATTGCTACCCTTCCGTTACTCTGAATCTAACCTGCAGTTACGAGGGGTAAATATGTCATATCATATGCAGGAAACGTGATCCCGTCATATGCGGTTCTTCTTTAtcctttattatttttttcggaGGCAGTAATAACGTGCACAGCCCCCCCTCGTACATCGCCAGTAAGCGTGACGGTTATGATTTTCTCCTCCCCTATCACAACTAATATATACCGTCCGATTTTCTCTGATGATTTAGTCATAAGGCCACGTCAGCAGAGGAGTCTAGATACTACGGTGTTCCATCTGTATTCAATCTATTTGCCGCAGAACTTTCGTAGGTTTGTTTTATTTGTCTATCTTCTTCATCAACAAGAGAGTTGTGTGTTTTGATCGAAGAAAAGCTTTCGGTCTTTGTAATCAACAGGTAAATTATCACGATCTCGTACTTCGTTTAGATTAATAAAGGTTGAGTTTTTCTATGTTGATCAATCGATTTAAGATCGAGTTATGTTAAGCTTTAGGAGAGTCTCTATGTCTGAGACAAAAAAGGGTTTTCTTGATTGATGGGGATGTTAGATTATAGTTGCTGAAACTATATAAACTATGGCGTAAGTAAGAGACATGATCGGTTGTTTCGATGGTTTGTCTGATTGGCTTCTTGATGTATCTGTAGGGTGTGGAAGAAGTAATGGCAAAAAGCACGTTCAAGCAAGAGCATGACCTAGGTTTGTGGTTCGGACCCTTTGTCTTTGTTTTCGTGTTTTATTCTCAAAACCCTTTGCTTTTTGATCTAATGATgatcctgtttttttttttttttggaacgttCAGAGAAGAGAAGCGCAGAGGCTGCTCGGATTAGAGAGAAGTATCCAGATAGGATTCCGGTGAGAGTTCACTGTTTTTCTCATACCTTTGATTAGCATCCATGATTCATATTTGTTAAGAGCTAAATGACACTTGAGACTCTCAGGTTGAGAGTGATGATTTGTCACACAATTTGTATATGTTTGTGGGATCCAGGTGATTGTTGAGAAGGCTGAGAAGAGTGATATACCAACCATCGACAAGAAAAAGTAAGTAGGCATACTATTATTGTAAATCAATTTCAATATACACTTGTGAGATTGACAactaagctttttttttttaaattattgggAAGATACCTAGTCCCGGCGGATTTGACAGTGGGGCAATTTGTATATGTGATTCGCAAAAGAATCAAACTGAGCGCAGAGAAGGCTATCTTTATATTTGTCGACAATGTTCTTCCTCCAACaggtaaaaataaaacagaaaatatatgtCTGCTTATGATCatcatctttttaaaacaagCAAAAGAAGACACTGATGTTTGATAACACTTATGCAGGTGCGTTGATGTCTGCAGTGTACGAAGATAAAAAGGAGGAGGATGGGTTCCTCTATGTCACTTACAGCGGGGAGAACACATTTGGATATGGATCTCCGTAGAAGCTCTCTCTCTTGCTGGATAATTTCATTCTACCTTCTTTCTGTACTTCGCATATCATCTTCTTATTAGTTATTTAAGCAAGCAATCAGCCTATGTACTTCCCTAAGGACGTTCGATTGGGCGTTGATGTGTACAGAAAACATGAAATAATGTATATAAACTATGctctaataataatatattttagtttcttCAAATAATCTGAAAACATGCTTTCTATGAACCGTCATCCCAACttgactgttttttttttatgtctttCACTCTGTTAGTCAGCATCACATGATGGCACATGGTAGTTACATAGGCACAGAGAAGGGAACCGCAGCACAAGGAATTGTGCCACGTGGCGAACACGGGGTACCGAGTGCCGGTGGTGATGTAGAGAAAAGGGACCCACATTGTCGTTGAATGGGAGAGATGAGGTGACGGTCGGACCATGCTGTATTTCTTAACACTTTCAATACTGATCTTGTTGTCTCTTCGTTTTAACTTGTCATAAGTTTTAGCTAAGATATACATTTAACTATGAACCTAATGAATCATGAGAGACTCATAATAGTGGGAGACTCATAATAGCATACGCAATACTAAGTATTTAAGTCCAAAGACATTCCTAGTAACTGATAACGTTGATGTTAACATTAGTATATGTTCATAGTGTCCTCTGATAAGAAGATGATTGCCAATTTGTCCTCGTCGACTAGGACATAGGAGAGAGAGTGATGTGAGTTAAACTACAGTTGAATTGTAATAGTTGGATACAATAGTGATGGGTTAGTGGAGGAAGAATAGCTTATTAGTAAATGGAAGAAGGAAAAATGAGATATTGACCCCCAAGAGGACTTTCAAGTAAGCAAAAGGTTTCGCTGATCAAGACACCCATTATACATAGGATTGATACGTAGACAAGAGAGAAGGTAAAAGAAGAACAAGAGCATGTTAAGATAGTGAAGGACCCCCCCCCACCCCCACCTACTCTCTCTCTATTATCTTTCTCTTGCCTACATATACTCCTCTCTTGCACTTAAACAAAATTCAAACTGTATTTGTCTTAATCTCATCTCACTATATACAGACACATTCATATTAGTATCTGAAgaataacaagaagaagagaggtcATGTCTTGCTCTGTGAGGAGTGGGCTCGCGACAGTGTTCTGTTACATTCTTCTGCTTTTGTCATCCAACGTTGTATGTGCCAGTGCTCGTTGTCTAAGGTTTCACAAGCATCATCACAAAGTTGCTTCTTTGGTACAAGACGTCGTCCATGGTGGAGGAAGGAGGGTGAGGGTGCTAGGTGGAGTGGAGACAGGGGAAGAAGTAGTAGTCATGGATTATCCTCAGCCTCATCGCAAGCCTCCCATCCACAACGAGAAggcttaattatatatatatatatatcacacatCATATACTGCCACATGCATTTCACAATGTTAGTGGTTGTATGACACTTGTGCtatatgaatatatttcatGACCAACATCTTTTGTTATTCATATAGAATGTGCTCATTTTAGAATTCTTCATCGCCATTTTAGTAGAACGTAAACCAACATGGTCATTCATTACAAAGAATACCAATGTCTGTCAGTAAGAGGTACAAACCCCTCACTGCAGCTCAAATATTAGATAACGGTAACATTTGACAAAGTACTACCGACCATATTACTTCTGGTCTCTACTTAAGGATGAAAGACATTGAAGAATATTGTTCAGTAGATTCCAGCTTTCAGCTACAAGGAACGACAAATGGGTTCACAAAATCAAGGAATTCAGATGTTCTGACGCCAAGCTTCAGATCGATCTCTCCACCTCCCAACCAGAAGAAGTCCGGTTTAAGTTTGGTTATTGCCTCATCCAATATCACCTGTCATTTCCCCAAAACCCAACCAACTCATCAGTACTGCCTGCTCAATTCCCCAATACAAGAAACCAGATTTCATTTTTACCACTAAACGAACTTCCAGCTCTATAAAGTACTAGGTAGgtctaataattattttgaaagaGTGATGTGTCACAGTAGCACAAATAGTGTAATCTGAATGCTAAAGTGAGCCATTTCTGCAGAGATCTACAAATCAATGTAGTGGGGTATGAGCCTAAGATTATGTATACACATTCGACAAAATTCAAGCCATCTTAAATCTCTGCCTGACGCCCAttactaactaactaactaactctGGTATGAATAGTTCAAACACGGTATTGAACTACCAAACAGAGAAAATACCAATGACAATGAGTGGGACAAACACTTAACAGTAGCTGGCTCACAAGAAAAACTCTCAACTAAGTTTGTGTCCGTACCAAATGCAAAGAGTGTTAAAAATGTACCACACCTTCATTACAGACTAAGATAAACAAGCAAGACAAAGAAGTAGCTGTGTAACCCATTGGGCATTGTACCCTTTCAGGGCCTCTGTGACAATTAGGACaagaaaaatagattgtgaTGTCTGGAAAACACTTGGCAAGCACATGTGTGTAGTAAACTGTAACTATTTATAAACACAAGTGCAAAAAACACAAGAAAAGTGTTTTTTGCACAAGTGTTTTTTCTAGGACAAGAAAACACAAGTGGACCTAGGGGCTACTCTCATGATACACCCCATGTCTGATATCTAATTGATGATTGTAGCAGAAAACAAGCAAGCACCAAGATATCTAATTGATGATACACCCCATGTCTTAAACATGTCTGATATTGTCATTGGTGATTATAGCAGAAATAATGCAGGAGGCAGAAAAGTCAGTTCAGAAAAACTTACCGGTATGCTGGTCTTCATCCCTACACAGGTGACCGCATTGTGCTCAAACCCAGTAAGTTCAATCGACGTCTCCTCCGGTGCAAGTCTCACTACACAGAGATTATAGAAAGCATCAGGAATAACAGAAGTTAAATAACTAAGCTCATGATATCATACAAATAAGAAAACACTAACGATTAAATCTCTTCTTCGGGATCTTGCCCTCGTTTAGTGAATAAAGAAAGTTCTTAACTGCATCAGCATTGAATCTCGCAGTATACTGCCCATAAGAACAAAAAGGTAGTCAGATGAATACAGTTAGAAACGAAAAACAAAAGTGTAAGAATCAGTAAGAGCAGCACCTGAACCACAACCACATAGTACTTTGAGTTGTTGCGATCACTGCAATCCAAAACATCTGATGAAGCTTGAGTATTAACCTGCCCATATTGAAAAGGAACAACCTTTATAGCAACATTGTTACATAAACCTCAAAAAGCAGTAGACTTGAGCACGTACCAGGACAATGCTCTTGCAGAGGTGGTCGACGGAGGAAGCGCCGAGAACGCCGCGGCGGGATTCGAGAGGCCAGTCGTAGTAATCCGGAGCGACCCTCTTGAAGGAGAAGTCTTTGACGCCGCCGGAGCGGAGAATGGCGGAGAGGCGAGACACTGTTCGGCTTTCATCGTCAGGTAGAGAAGGCGACGAGCTCTCCTCCGGGAGAATCGAGCTTTCGAGAAGTGAGATTCGTCGGAGGATATCGATTTGGAGTCTCTCGAGCTCCGCCGCCGCTGCAGCCGCTTCCTCCATGCCTCCGATTTACCCTTTCCTCGCCGTAAGAAACTGTCTTCCTCGTACGATGATTTTGTGATCACATGTGGTC from Raphanus sativus cultivar WK10039 chromosome 8, ASM80110v3, whole genome shotgun sequence includes:
- the LOC130499210 gene encoding uncharacterized protein LOC130499210, whose product is MEEAAAAAAELERLQIDILRRISLLESSILPEESSSPSLPDDESRTVSRLSAILRSGGVKDFSFKRVAPDYYDWPLESRRGVLGASSVDHLCKSIVLVNTQASSDVLDCSDRNNSKYYVVVVQYTARFNADAVKNFLYSLNEGKIPKKRFNLRLAPEETSIELTGFEHNAVTCVGMKTSIPVILDEAITKLKPDFFWLGGGEIDLKLGVRTSEFLDFVNPFVVPCS
- the LOC130499211 gene encoding protein GOLVEN 1-like, with translation MSCSVRSGLATVFCYILLLLSSNVVCASARCLRFHKHHHKVASLVQDVVHGGGRRVRVLGGVETGEEVVVMDYPQPHRKPPIHNEKA
- the LOC108831189 gene encoding autophagy-related protein 8f; the encoded protein is MAKSTFKQEHDLEKRSAEAARIREKYPDRIPVIVEKAEKSDIPTIDKKKYLVPADLTVGQFVYVIRKRIKLSAEKAIFIFVDNVLPPTGALMSAVYEDKKEEDGFLYVTYSGENTFGYGSP